A genomic segment from Propionibacteriaceae bacterium ZF39 encodes:
- a CDS encoding APC family permease — MNLSDGIKRLLLGRKLSSAQLSETLLPKRIALPVFASDALSSVAYAPDEILLTLSLAGMAGFMFSWWIGLLVAFVMLVVVASYRQNVHAYPSGGGDYEVATVNLGPNAGLTVASALLVDYVLTVAVSVSSGVQNAKAALPFLIGHEATAAAIIIVILMGLNLRGVRESGTVFAIPTYAFMIGVLVMVGWGLFRIFGLGETLESPTAHYEVVGDPIYQQFTGVMMIFLLARAFSSGCAALTGVEAISNGVPAFRRPKSHNAAATLLLLGSIAVTMLLGIIALANLTRVHVLDDTGGAYFTLDGVRQDVHVDTVMGQLAATVFSDFRPAFYFIVAATMIILFLAANTAFNGFPVLGSILARDGYMPRQLHTRGDRLAFSNGIVALAIAAVALVVAFQADVTKLIQLYVVGVFVSFTVSQLGMMRHWTRHLREEQDPARRSKMQRSRIINAIGLTCTGTVLVVVLISKFTHGAWMALLAMGLVSVVMKWVKSHYNAVARETAWTGGERTLPSRVHAVVVVSQINKPTLRAVMFAKASRPSSIEALTTDVDPDETRVLLEQWHAADLGVPLRVIASPYREVIGPVLKYVRELRKTSPRDVVCVYVPELVVGHWWEGLLHNQTGLILRTRLHFTPGVMVTSVPYLLKSSSAAIDRMEREDPMAYRMIGTGSPAVEPKDHDA; from the coding sequence GTGAACCTGTCGGACGGCATCAAGCGTCTGTTGCTGGGGCGGAAGCTCTCCAGTGCGCAGCTGTCGGAAACACTGCTTCCCAAGAGGATCGCACTGCCGGTCTTCGCCTCGGATGCGCTCTCCTCGGTGGCGTACGCCCCGGACGAGATTCTGCTCACACTGTCGCTGGCCGGCATGGCCGGATTCATGTTCTCGTGGTGGATCGGGCTGCTCGTCGCCTTCGTGATGCTTGTCGTCGTGGCGTCCTATCGCCAGAACGTCCACGCCTATCCGTCGGGTGGCGGTGACTACGAGGTCGCAACCGTCAATCTCGGCCCCAACGCCGGGCTCACCGTGGCCAGTGCGCTGCTCGTCGACTATGTGCTGACGGTCGCCGTCTCGGTCTCCTCGGGCGTCCAGAACGCCAAGGCAGCACTGCCGTTCCTGATCGGCCACGAGGCCACGGCCGCGGCGATCATCATCGTCATCCTGATGGGCCTCAACCTGCGGGGGGTGCGCGAGTCGGGGACCGTGTTCGCGATCCCGACCTATGCCTTCATGATCGGCGTCCTGGTCATGGTCGGCTGGGGCCTGTTCCGCATCTTCGGTCTCGGAGAGACTCTCGAATCCCCGACCGCGCACTACGAGGTTGTGGGCGATCCGATCTATCAGCAGTTCACCGGCGTGATGATGATCTTCCTGCTGGCGCGCGCGTTCTCCTCCGGTTGCGCCGCCCTGACGGGGGTCGAGGCGATCTCTAACGGCGTACCCGCCTTTCGCCGGCCCAAGTCCCACAACGCCGCCGCGACCCTGCTCCTGCTCGGATCGATCGCGGTCACCATGCTGCTCGGCATCATCGCGCTGGCCAATCTGACCAGGGTCCACGTGCTCGACGACACCGGTGGCGCCTATTTCACGCTCGACGGCGTACGCCAGGACGTCCACGTCGACACGGTCATGGGCCAGCTCGCGGCCACGGTGTTCAGCGACTTCCGGCCGGCGTTCTATTTCATCGTCGCGGCGACGATGATCATCCTGTTCCTGGCCGCCAACACCGCGTTCAACGGGTTCCCCGTGCTGGGCTCGATCCTCGCCCGCGACGGTTATATGCCGAGGCAGCTCCACACCCGCGGCGACCGGCTCGCGTTCAGCAACGGCATCGTGGCCCTTGCGATCGCCGCGGTTGCGTTGGTCGTGGCCTTCCAGGCCGATGTCACCAAGCTCATCCAGCTCTATGTGGTCGGTGTCTTCGTCTCGTTCACCGTCAGCCAGCTCGGCATGATGCGGCACTGGACTCGGCACCTGCGCGAGGAACAGGATCCGGCCCGCCGCTCGAAGATGCAGCGCTCGCGGATCATCAATGCCATCGGCCTCACCTGCACGGGCACGGTGCTCGTGGTGGTCCTCATCTCGAAGTTCACCCACGGCGCCTGGATGGCGCTGCTGGCCATGGGGCTGGTGTCTGTCGTGATGAAGTGGGTGAAGAGTCACTACAACGCGGTGGCGCGTGAGACCGCGTGGACCGGCGGTGAACGGACGCTGCCGAGCCGCGTCCACGCCGTCGTGGTCGTCTCCCAGATCAACAAGCCGACGCTGCGGGCGGTCATGTTCGCCAAGGCTTCGCGCCCGTCGAGCATCGAGGCCCTCACCACCGACGTCGATCCCGACGAGACCCGCGTCCTCCTGGAGCAGTGGCACGCCGCCGACCTGGGCGTACCCCTCCGCGTCATCGCCTCGCCCTATCGGGAGGTCATCGGTCCGGTCCTCAAGTACGTCCGCGAGCTGCGCAAGACCAGTCCCCGCGACGTGGTGTGCGTCTATGTGCCCGAGCTGGTCGTCGGACACTGGTGGGAGGGACTGCTGCACAACCAGACCGGCCTGATCCTGCGTACGCGACTCCATTTCACCCCGGGCGTTATGGTCACGTCGGTGCCCTACCTGCTCAAGTCCTCCTCCGCAGCCATCGATCGGATGGAGCGCGAGGATCCCATGGCCTATCGCATGATCGGCACCGGTTCCCCCGCAGTCGAGCCGAAGGATCACGACGCATGA
- a CDS encoding sigma-70 family RNA polymerase sigma factor, which produces MRQLNAEQRMRTVFAANYGDVVRFVQRRTGPERAEDVAAETFLVAWRRIEEMPVDPGDARAWLFGVARNCLLNERRSERRRDGLAVRLAEHPAPTGAHDPADVVAPRLDLAAAWRRLSDDDQEVLALAVFEQLSAQQAALVLGTSAGAVRVRLSRARARLRTHLESPDLSSHSPEVSR; this is translated from the coding sequence GTGAGGCAGTTGAATGCAGAACAGCGCATGCGGACGGTGTTCGCCGCGAACTATGGCGATGTCGTCCGGTTCGTCCAGCGCCGGACGGGCCCCGAACGGGCCGAGGACGTTGCCGCCGAGACCTTCCTGGTCGCCTGGCGGCGCATCGAGGAGATGCCGGTCGATCCCGGGGATGCCCGGGCCTGGCTGTTCGGCGTCGCGCGGAATTGCCTCCTCAACGAGCGCCGGTCGGAACGGCGGCGCGACGGTCTGGCCGTGCGGCTGGCCGAGCATCCCGCGCCGACCGGAGCCCACGATCCGGCCGACGTCGTGGCACCGCGGCTCGATCTCGCCGCGGCCTGGCGCCGGCTGAGCGACGACGACCAGGAGGTCCTCGCCCTCGCCGTGTTCGAGCAGCTCAGCGCCCAACAGGCGGCGCTCGTCCTCGGCACCTCGGCCGGCGCCGTTCGCGTACGCCTCAGCCGCGCCCGCGCTCGCCTGCGCACCCATCTCGAATCACCCGACCTGTCATCCCACTCCCCGGAGGTATCCCGATGA
- a CDS encoding TrkA family potassium uptake protein: MGCGRVGSRLANSLEKRGHSVAVIDIDVEAFRRLGPTFAGRTVKGVGFDRDVLIRAGIEKAEGFAAVSSGDNSNILAARVVREFFDVENVVARIYDPGRAEVYERLGIPTVATVRWAADKVLRRLLPGGSEPVWRDQSGAVRLTEVHVHPDWVGHTIGRMQEAARTPIPFLLRVGSGIVPRADTIFQDGDLAYAACETERVSDVESVLGAPPRRH; encoded by the coding sequence ATGGGCTGCGGCCGGGTGGGTTCCCGCCTGGCGAACAGCCTGGAGAAGCGAGGCCACAGCGTCGCGGTGATCGACATCGACGTGGAGGCGTTCCGGCGGCTCGGGCCGACGTTCGCGGGCCGCACCGTGAAGGGCGTCGGGTTCGACCGCGATGTGCTGATCCGGGCGGGCATCGAGAAGGCCGAGGGGTTCGCCGCCGTGTCGAGCGGTGACAACTCGAACATCCTCGCGGCGCGGGTGGTGCGGGAGTTCTTCGACGTGGAGAACGTCGTCGCCCGCATCTATGACCCGGGTCGCGCGGAGGTCTATGAGCGGCTCGGCATCCCGACCGTGGCAACGGTGCGGTGGGCGGCCGACAAGGTGCTGCGGCGATTGCTGCCGGGCGGATCGGAGCCGGTGTGGCGCGACCAGTCGGGAGCCGTCCGCCTGACCGAGGTGCATGTCCATCCCGACTGGGTCGGTCATACGATCGGCCGGATGCAGGAGGCGGCGCGGACGCCCATCCCGTTCCTCCTGCGCGTCGGCAGCGGCATCGTGCCGCGGGCGGACACGATCTTCCAGGACGGCGACCTGGCGTACGCCGCATGTGAGACCGAGCGCGTCAGCGACGTCGAGAGCGTGCTCGGCGCCCCGCCCCGACGCCACTGA
- a CDS encoding TrkA family potassium uptake protein, translating to MRIAITGAGNVGRSIARELLANGHQVLLIDKDPKAIKTESVPDAEWLLADACELSSLEEAGLDSCDVAIAATGDDKANLVHSLLAKTEFGVPRTVGRVNHPGNEWMFDEVWGVDVSVSTPRLMCALVEEAVTVGDLVRLFTFKDGSTNLVEMTLPDDSPWIGRRLDELVLPGDTVLVAIIRDGHAMAPDKDGALEGGDELLFVTAPDHERSLADMLTAEGATPRVVSQPDLAY from the coding sequence ATGCGCATCGCCATCACCGGGGCCGGGAACGTCGGCCGCTCCATCGCGCGGGAACTGCTCGCGAACGGCCACCAGGTCCTGCTGATCGACAAGGACCCGAAGGCCATCAAGACCGAGTCAGTGCCGGATGCGGAGTGGCTGCTGGCTGATGCCTGCGAGCTGTCCTCCCTCGAGGAGGCCGGCCTCGACTCGTGCGATGTCGCGATCGCGGCGACGGGTGACGACAAGGCCAATCTGGTGCACTCGTTGCTGGCGAAGACCGAGTTCGGCGTACCCCGCACGGTCGGCCGGGTCAATCACCCCGGCAACGAGTGGATGTTCGACGAGGTGTGGGGCGTGGATGTCTCGGTGTCGACGCCGCGGCTCATGTGTGCGCTGGTCGAGGAGGCCGTGACGGTCGGCGACCTGGTGCGCCTGTTCACGTTCAAGGACGGCTCGACCAACCTGGTCGAGATGACCCTGCCCGACGACAGCCCCTGGATCGGTCGGCGCCTCGACGAGTTGGTGCTGCCGGGTGACACGGTCCTGGTCGCGATCATCCGCGACGGGCACGCGATGGCCCCCGACAAGGATGGTGCGCTCGAGGGCGGCGATGAGTTGCTCTTCGTGACCGCTCCCGATCACGAGCGCTCCCTGGCCGACATGCTCACCGCCGAAGGCGCCACACCCCGCGTCGTGTCACAGCCCGACCTGGCGTACTGA
- a CDS encoding OB-fold nucleic acid binding domain-containing protein: MTEDKKSGGLLRALKRMVSSTAELESEELRREAEREGARPVAGCSDREMVVLRGTIRAVTHPPQHEAPRLEAEFDDGSGVVTLIWMGRREISGVQAGSILRVEGRISCQKDRRTIYNPRYELSHVPGVA; the protein is encoded by the coding sequence ATGACCGAGGACAAGAAGTCGGGTGGTCTCCTGCGGGCGCTGAAGCGCATGGTGAGTTCCACCGCGGAGCTCGAATCCGAAGAGCTGCGCCGCGAAGCCGAGCGCGAAGGCGCGCGTCCGGTGGCCGGCTGCAGCGATCGCGAGATGGTGGTCCTGCGGGGCACCATCCGGGCCGTCACGCATCCGCCCCAGCATGAGGCTCCGCGCCTGGAGGCCGAGTTCGATGACGGGTCGGGCGTGGTGACGCTGATCTGGATGGGCCGTCGCGAGATCTCCGGCGTCCAGGCCGGGTCGATCCTGCGGGTCGAGGGACGCATCTCGTGCCAGAAGGATCGTCGGACGATCTACAACCCGCGCTACGAGCTCAGTCACGTTCCCGGCGTGGCCTGA
- a CDS encoding DUF3710 domain-containing protein: MIFGRKKKKATEETPATDVAEVEADEAVDADETTADEPTDAADEATTDDVDETADAGDDTEDVDDEIEEVNEDLDAEADDAETERWTNYDLSRDWREDGPFDFEEVDLEADEVRRIDFGSLIVTPLPDCEIRIQVSPDTQQIISILMVVGESAIELSAYAAPRTPGLWAEIREQIVEQTIAMGGEVGMAEGPFGTEVVRKVYLQAPDGRQFEQISRTWAAEGPRWLLRGILVGQVAQPDAPEELLHPFLDTFADIIVRRGDNPMPQGDQLPLNLPEGVEPPQPAPQA, translated from the coding sequence GTGATCTTTGGTCGCAAGAAGAAGAAGGCCACCGAGGAGACCCCGGCGACCGACGTTGCCGAGGTCGAGGCCGACGAAGCGGTCGACGCAGACGAGACCACCGCCGACGAGCCGACCGATGCTGCGGACGAAGCCACCACCGACGACGTGGACGAGACCGCCGATGCCGGCGACGACACCGAGGACGTCGACGACGAGATCGAGGAAGTGAACGAGGACCTCGACGCCGAGGCGGACGACGCGGAGACCGAACGCTGGACGAACTACGACCTGAGCCGCGACTGGCGCGAGGACGGCCCGTTCGACTTCGAGGAGGTCGATCTCGAGGCCGACGAGGTCAGGCGCATCGATTTCGGTTCGCTCATCGTGACCCCGCTGCCCGACTGCGAGATCCGCATCCAGGTCTCCCCCGATACCCAGCAGATCATCTCGATCCTGATGGTCGTCGGTGAGTCGGCCATCGAGCTGTCGGCCTATGCCGCGCCGCGCACGCCCGGCCTCTGGGCGGAGATCCGGGAACAGATCGTGGAGCAGACCATCGCCATGGGTGGCGAGGTCGGGATGGCCGAAGGCCCGTTCGGCACCGAGGTCGTCCGCAAGGTCTATCTGCAGGCGCCCGACGGTCGCCAGTTCGAGCAGATCTCCCGCACCTGGGCCGCCGAGGGGCCGCGGTGGTTGCTCCGCGGCATCCTGGTCGGCCAGGTCGCCCAGCCCGATGCTCCGGAAGAACTGCTCCACCCGTTCCTCGACACGTTCGCCGACATCATCGTGCGTCGCGGTGACAACCCGATGCCCCAGGGCGATCAGCTCCCGTTGAACCTCCCCGAGGGCGTCGAGCCGCCGCAGCCGGCACCCCAGGCGTGA
- the dut gene encoding dUTP diphosphatase: MPTPEDVRVLIRRLDPELGLPAYAHPGDAGADLCTTVDVELAPGERRLVGTGIALGLPEGYAGFVHPRSGLAARSGLTIVNAPGTVDAGYRGEIMVCLLNTDSAHPIRLRRGDRIAQLIIQRVERAVFEEVDQLPVSVRGEGGHGSTGIG; encoded by the coding sequence ATGCCGACGCCTGAGGACGTCCGCGTGCTGATCCGGCGTCTGGACCCGGAGCTTGGCCTGCCGGCGTACGCCCACCCCGGCGATGCGGGCGCCGACCTCTGCACGACCGTCGATGTCGAACTCGCGCCGGGGGAGCGCCGGCTCGTCGGGACGGGGATCGCGCTGGGGTTGCCGGAGGGGTACGCCGGATTCGTCCACCCACGCTCCGGACTGGCCGCCCGCTCCGGCCTGACGATCGTGAACGCCCCCGGGACCGTCGATGCCGGCTATCGGGGCGAGATCATGGTGTGTCTCCTCAACACCGATTCGGCGCACCCGATCCGGCTGCGCCGCGGTGACCGCATCGCGCAGCTCATCATCCAGCGGGTCGAACGCGCGGTCTTCGAGGAGGTCGACCAGCTGCCCGTCAGCGTGCGGGGTGAGGGCGGTCACGGGTCCACCGGCATTGGCTGA
- a CDS encoding DUF3093 domain-containing protein, which produces MTPERSHPPVANPAFVERLAVPVRWWVIAVFFVVSVFIAIAFYLGPLNGALITAGSAVLVLAVLIPYGNARVTVDDRALTVGPNRIEWEWVGGAQALDAVEARRRLGPGADARAHLVVRPYLPEAVEVTIADRADPHPYWLVGSRRAGELAAAINARVARSQERTDADA; this is translated from the coding sequence GTGACTCCCGAGCGTTCCCACCCACCCGTGGCGAATCCGGCGTTCGTCGAACGCCTGGCCGTGCCCGTTCGCTGGTGGGTGATCGCCGTGTTCTTCGTCGTATCGGTGTTCATCGCCATCGCGTTCTATCTCGGGCCTCTCAACGGCGCCCTCATCACGGCGGGGTCCGCCGTCCTGGTGCTGGCCGTGCTGATCCCCTACGGCAACGCGCGCGTGACCGTGGATGACCGGGCCCTGACCGTGGGGCCCAACCGCATCGAATGGGAGTGGGTCGGCGGAGCGCAGGCCCTCGATGCCGTCGAGGCGCGGCGGCGGCTCGGCCCGGGAGCGGATGCGCGGGCCCACCTGGTCGTGCGGCCCTACCTGCCCGAGGCTGTCGAGGTGACCATCGCCGACCGTGCCGATCCCCACCCCTATTGGCTCGTCGGGTCGCGGCGGGCGGGAGAGCTGGCGGCTGCGATCAATGCGCGCGTCGCCCGGAGCCAGGAGCGCACGGATGCCGACGCCTGA
- a CDS encoding DUF4235 domain-containing protein, producing the protein MNSLAWKIYAALIGTVTTIATQKVLTKGWEIVTGEEPPEPGDPDTPLHLAITWSIASGVGVGTAQLLTNRGVLRRMRRALNDDSLVG; encoded by the coding sequence ATGAACTCGCTGGCTTGGAAGATCTATGCCGCGCTGATCGGCACGGTGACGACCATCGCGACCCAGAAGGTGCTCACCAAGGGCTGGGAGATTGTGACCGGCGAGGAGCCGCCGGAGCCGGGCGATCCCGACACCCCGCTCCACCTGGCCATCACCTGGTCGATCGCCAGCGGCGTCGGCGTGGGCACCGCCCAGTTGCTCACCAACCGCGGTGTGCTGCGCCGGATGCGCAGGGCGCTCAACGACGACTCGCTGGTGGGCTGA
- a CDS encoding DUF4193 domain-containing protein has translation MATDYDAPRKTDEEMNEDSIEELKTRRNDRNSGKVDEDEVEAAESFELPGADLSHEELTVRVLPRQQDEFTCAGCFLVRHRSQIAEERNGQAYCFDCAG, from the coding sequence ATGGCGACCGACTATGACGCTCCTCGCAAGACCGACGAGGAAATGAATGAGGACTCCATCGAGGAGCTCAAGACGCGGCGCAACGACCGGAACTCGGGCAAGGTCGACGAGGACGAGGTCGAGGCGGCCGAATCCTTCGAGCTGCCCGGTGCGGACCTCTCCCACGAGGAACTCACCGTCCGGGTGCTGCCGCGCCAGCAGGACGAGTTCACCTGTGCCGGCTGCTTCCTGGTGCGCCATCGCAGCCAGATCGCAGAAGAGCGCAACGGGCAGGCGTACTGCTTCGACTGCGCCGGCTGA
- a CDS encoding glycerate kinase: MSGLTVVIAPDSFKGSASAARAAAAIERGWLRVRPGDRLVLLPQADGGEGTLEALAAADPAYHWHDTPPVTGPDGHPTPGRWLEAPGGDAIVELALVSGLPLMAAPDPLHAHTIGLGEVIRHALAHNRSVTVGLGGSASTDGGAGLLVGLGARLLDASGRPLPPGGAALADLARLDLSGLARPDEVLVLTDVDAPLLGPEGAAAVFGPQKGASEADIAVLEAGLQRWSEVVGVDPGQPGFGAAGGTAYALAAVLGATITPGAPQVARSTGLVDAVAGADVLISGEGRFDATSMQGKVVGHALGLPGPHRRIVIAGEIALEPSGIATWSLGVLAGDPAYALEAPEHWLGLAGEKAAQSVMP; the protein is encoded by the coding sequence ATGAGTGGCCTGACCGTCGTGATCGCCCCCGATTCCTTCAAGGGTTCGGCTTCGGCAGCCCGGGCCGCCGCCGCCATCGAACGCGGTTGGCTGCGCGTACGCCCCGGCGACCGCCTCGTCCTGCTCCCCCAGGCCGATGGCGGCGAGGGCACGCTCGAAGCGCTGGCCGCGGCCGACCCCGCGTACCACTGGCACGACACGCCGCCGGTCACCGGGCCCGATGGCCACCCCACCCCCGGCCGCTGGCTGGAAGCACCCGGGGGCGACGCCATCGTCGAGCTGGCACTCGTCAGCGGACTCCCCCTCATGGCGGCCCCCGACCCACTGCACGCCCACACGATCGGCCTCGGCGAGGTGATCCGGCACGCGCTCGCCCACAACCGATCGGTCACGGTCGGACTCGGCGGGTCGGCCTCCACGGACGGGGGTGCCGGGCTCCTCGTCGGCCTCGGCGCGCGACTCCTCGACGCCTCCGGACGACCGCTGCCGCCCGGCGGCGCAGCGCTGGCCGACCTCGCCCGGCTCGACCTCTCGGGCCTGGCCCGCCCGGACGAGGTGCTCGTCCTGACCGATGTGGACGCGCCCCTGCTGGGCCCCGAGGGGGCGGCCGCCGTCTTCGGACCCCAGAAGGGCGCCTCGGAGGCCGACATCGCGGTGCTGGAGGCCGGTCTGCAGCGTTGGAGCGAGGTCGTGGGCGTGGATCCCGGGCAGCCGGGCTTCGGTGCTGCCGGCGGCACGGCGTACGCCCTCGCGGCAGTTCTCGGCGCCACCATCACCCCCGGCGCGCCGCAGGTGGCGCGCAGCACCGGTCTCGTCGATGCCGTCGCAGGCGCCGATGTCCTGATCAGCGGCGAGGGCCGCTTCGATGCGACGTCGATGCAGGGCAAGGTCGTCGGGCACGCGCTGGGCCTGCCCGGCCCTCATCGGCGCATCGTCATCGCGGGCGAGATCGCCCTCGAGCCGTCCGGGATCGCCACCTGGAGCCTGGGCGTACTGGCCGGCGACCCGGCGTACGCCCTGGAGGCTCCGGAGCACTGGCTGGGGCTCGCCGGGGAAAAGGCGGCTCAGTCCGTCATGCCGTAG